One Myxococcus stipitatus DNA segment encodes these proteins:
- a CDS encoding Na+/H+ antiporter produces MHFELAFVLIFAVATAVAIAARYFKIPYTVALVVAGLSLGAVHAFEPPHLTKELLFALILPGLLFEAAFHVEFRKFWKNKLAIHSMAIPGVAASAGLTALILSPLVERMNVVEGFGVIPALVFASVIVSTDPIAVVALFKSLGAPKRLMLLVEGESLLNDGTAVVLFTLVVGVAMGGHFTVGGAVFDFIKVAGMGALVGTAVGYAAARVIKRVDDAMVEITCTVIAAYGSFVVAEHFHYSGVIATVVAGMLCGNWATHEGMSPTVRVAVESFWEYWSFALNSVVFLLIGMEVEVGSLLASWKPILAAYVAVLAGRAVVVYGVSALLRRTTERLPWTWSAVLTWSGLRGAISMVLVLGLPSDFPHRELLVNMTFGVVVLSIIVQGLTMAPLLRRLGITGMKDEYQEQYELARGRLGAIHAALAALEAMRRTREIPADVLGQLERDYQEKETATEKELAELKQQSMRFHEEEHQEAVRRVLIVEKESLLKAYQSATIGKEAFEHLTAELDERIAQADAAEAHTAVPAAPPTSAVGT; encoded by the coding sequence ATGCATTTCGAGCTGGCCTTCGTCCTCATCTTCGCAGTCGCGACCGCGGTGGCCATCGCGGCGCGGTACTTCAAGATTCCCTACACGGTGGCCCTGGTGGTGGCGGGGTTGTCGCTCGGCGCGGTGCATGCGTTCGAGCCGCCCCACCTCACCAAGGAGCTGTTGTTCGCGCTCATCCTGCCGGGCCTGCTGTTCGAGGCGGCCTTCCATGTGGAGTTCCGCAAGTTCTGGAAGAACAAGCTGGCCATCCACTCCATGGCGATTCCAGGGGTGGCCGCGTCCGCGGGCCTGACGGCGCTCATCCTGTCGCCGCTGGTGGAGCGGATGAACGTGGTCGAGGGCTTCGGGGTGATTCCGGCGCTGGTGTTCGCGTCGGTCATCGTGTCCACGGACCCCATCGCGGTGGTGGCGTTGTTCAAGTCGTTGGGGGCGCCCAAGCGGCTCATGCTGCTGGTGGAGGGAGAGAGCCTGCTCAACGACGGCACCGCCGTGGTGCTGTTCACGCTGGTGGTGGGCGTGGCGATGGGAGGCCACTTCACGGTGGGCGGGGCGGTGTTCGACTTCATCAAGGTGGCGGGGATGGGCGCGCTGGTGGGCACGGCGGTGGGCTACGCCGCCGCGCGGGTCATCAAGCGCGTGGACGACGCCATGGTGGAGATCACCTGCACGGTCATCGCGGCGTATGGCTCGTTCGTGGTGGCCGAGCACTTCCACTACTCGGGCGTCATCGCGACGGTGGTGGCGGGCATGTTGTGCGGCAACTGGGCCACGCACGAGGGCATGAGCCCCACCGTGCGCGTCGCGGTGGAGAGCTTCTGGGAGTACTGGTCCTTCGCGCTCAACTCGGTGGTGTTCCTGCTCATCGGCATGGAGGTGGAGGTCGGCTCGCTGCTGGCGTCGTGGAAGCCCATCCTCGCGGCCTACGTGGCGGTGCTGGCCGGGCGCGCGGTGGTCGTCTACGGCGTGTCCGCCCTGCTGCGGCGCACGACGGAGCGGCTGCCGTGGACATGGAGCGCGGTGCTCACGTGGAGCGGGCTGCGCGGCGCCATCTCCATGGTGCTGGTGCTCGGTCTCCCGTCGGACTTCCCGCACCGCGAGCTGTTGGTGAACATGACGTTCGGCGTGGTGGTGCTGTCCATCATCGTCCAGGGCCTCACGATGGCGCCGCTGCTGCGGCGGCTGGGCATCACCGGCATGAAGGACGAGTACCAGGAGCAGTACGAGCTGGCCCGAGGCCGGCTGGGCGCCATCCACGCCGCGCTGGCCGCGCTGGAGGCCATGCGCCGCACGCGCGAGATTCCGGCGGACGTGCTGGGCCAGTTGGAGCGGGACTACCAGGAGAAGGAGACCGCGACGGAGAAGGAGCTGGCGGAGCTGAAGCAGCAGTCCATGCGCTTCCACGAGGAGGAGCACCAGGAGGCCGTGCGCCGTGTGCTCATCGTGGAGAAGGAGTCGCTGCTCAAGGCCTACCAGTCGGCGACCATCGGCAAGGAGGCGTTCGAGCACCTGACGGCGGAGCTGGACGAGCGCATCGCCCAGGCGGACGCGGCCGAGGCCCACACGGCCGTGCCAGCGGCGCCCCCGACCTCGGCGGTGGGAACCTGA
- a CDS encoding ATP-grasp domain-containing protein: protein MAHAILFGRNPGQYDTFDVEADAAEALGLDTYQVDLAALLSGQLARALEAVPEHGALRLLYRGWMLTEEEYATLDEALRERGHRLFTSPEQYAAAHYLPNWYPRLAPYTARSVWTEGTDADEAWRAARALGSPPWLIKDHVKSAKERWSEACYVPAGATREDFARICAALVEERGERFERGLVVRRYLPLKVFGRTPTGPAHLEFRLFFGRGRLLAAEPYHEFDVEVPDFTAFEPLGRRVDSPFFTLDVAMLEDGGWAVVEVNDGGVSGLPPGLDPRLLFEALLGAG, encoded by the coding sequence ATGGCCCACGCCATCCTCTTCGGCCGCAACCCCGGCCAGTACGACACGTTCGACGTGGAGGCCGACGCCGCCGAGGCGCTCGGGCTGGACACGTACCAGGTGGACCTCGCCGCCCTGCTCTCGGGGCAACTGGCCCGCGCGCTCGAGGCGGTGCCCGAACACGGCGCGCTGCGGCTGCTGTACCGGGGCTGGATGCTCACGGAGGAGGAGTACGCCACGCTCGACGAGGCCCTGCGCGAGCGGGGCCACCGCCTGTTCACCTCGCCCGAGCAGTACGCCGCCGCGCACTACCTCCCGAACTGGTACCCCCGCCTTGCCCCCTACACCGCGCGCTCGGTGTGGACAGAAGGCACGGACGCGGACGAGGCCTGGCGCGCCGCGCGCGCGCTCGGGTCGCCGCCCTGGCTCATCAAGGACCACGTGAAGTCCGCCAAGGAGCGCTGGAGCGAGGCGTGCTACGTGCCCGCGGGCGCCACGCGCGAGGACTTCGCCCGCATCTGCGCGGCGCTCGTGGAGGAGCGCGGGGAGCGCTTCGAGCGGGGCCTCGTCGTGCGCCGCTACCTGCCCCTCAAGGTGTTCGGCCGCACGCCCACCGGCCCCGCCCACCTGGAGTTCCGCCTCTTCTTCGGCCGGGGCCGCCTGCTCGCCGCCGAGCCGTACCACGAGTTCGACGTCGAGGTGCCGGACTTCACCGCCTTCGAGCCGCTGGGCCGCCGCGTCGACTCGCCCTTCTTCACCCTCGACGTCGCCATGCTGGAGGACGGCGGCTGGGCCGTCGTCGAGGTGAACGACGGCGGCGTCTCCGGCCTGCCCCCGGGGCTCGACCCTCGCCTGCTCTTCGAGGCCCTCCTGGGCGCCGGGTGA
- the argC gene encoding N-acetyl-gamma-glutamyl-phosphate reductase — MTRAHIYILGASGFGGGELLRILSNHPAVAGIRVVSRHHAGEPVHKVHPHLRGLVEARFEAEPDWRWLADSQQPVVFSALGHGELATQFVGLEKKWAEAGLADRVLLVDLSSDFRLDHPGRYAGAYGKPHPAPDLLGTFTYGLTEWKREALKGAKRIANPGCFATAVQLALLPIASTPGLGLLAVTGVTGSSGSGSLPGEGTHHPTRAHDFRAYKPLEHQHEAEVEVMLVAHGAQRHRLAFVPHSAPMVRGIFATVQFEWPEHGGAVVTQSLTEKFRRYYEGSKFVRIVEGTPRIAAVTGSNFCDISVATKGRSVAVMAALDNLVKGMAGQAVQNFNVSLGLPEDTGLRQAACYP; from the coding sequence ATGACGCGGGCGCATATCTACATCCTGGGGGCCTCCGGCTTTGGCGGTGGCGAGCTGCTGAGGATCCTCTCCAACCACCCGGCGGTGGCGGGCATCCGCGTGGTGTCCCGGCACCACGCCGGCGAGCCGGTCCACAAGGTGCACCCGCACCTGCGCGGGCTGGTGGAGGCTCGCTTCGAGGCGGAGCCGGACTGGCGCTGGCTGGCGGACTCGCAGCAGCCGGTGGTGTTCAGCGCGCTGGGCCACGGCGAGCTGGCCACCCAGTTCGTGGGCCTGGAGAAGAAGTGGGCCGAGGCGGGCCTGGCCGACCGCGTCCTGCTGGTGGACCTGTCGTCCGACTTCCGCCTGGACCACCCGGGCCGCTACGCGGGCGCCTACGGCAAGCCCCACCCCGCCCCGGACCTGCTGGGCACCTTCACCTACGGCCTCACCGAGTGGAAGCGCGAGGCCTTGAAGGGCGCCAAGCGCATCGCCAACCCGGGGTGCTTCGCCACCGCGGTGCAGCTGGCGCTGCTGCCCATCGCCTCCACGCCGGGGCTGGGCCTCTTGGCGGTGACGGGCGTGACGGGCTCCTCCGGCTCCGGCTCGCTGCCGGGCGAGGGCACCCACCACCCCACCCGCGCGCACGACTTCCGCGCGTACAAGCCGCTCGAGCACCAGCACGAGGCGGAGGTGGAGGTCATGCTCGTGGCCCACGGCGCCCAGCGCCACCGGCTCGCCTTCGTGCCGCACTCGGCCCCCATGGTGCGCGGCATCTTCGCCACCGTGCAGTTCGAGTGGCCGGAGCACGGCGGAGCCGTGGTGACGCAGTCGCTGACGGAGAAGTTCCGCCGCTACTACGAGGGCTCGAAGTTCGTGCGAATCGTGGAGGGCACCCCGCGCATCGCCGCCGTCACCGGCAGCAACTTCTGCGACATCTCCGTCGCCACGAAGGGCCGCTCCGTCGCCGTCATGGCCGCGCTCGACAACCTGGTGAAGGGCATGGCCGGCCAGGCCGTGCAGAACTTCAACGTGTCGCTCGGCCTGCCCGAGGACACCGGCCTGCGCCAGGCGGCCTGCTACCCGTAG
- a CDS encoding DUF1611 domain-containing protein: protein MKVFVDKVGSVTRNLGLGRTVHLTPEVRAEEGAVIAVRIHGEKSVYNQLEDCHGRLVTLHAGDIMVGALGHRNALHGYEGVVPESVSVGQRLHVLNMGGVIGKCTSHNPGVGTPFEAEVLGQVLEFPELLSRNGQPAHITSGALKGSSAPVKCPVVYVVGTCMNAGKTYAASAMVRKLAQAGYRVGGAKLTGVSLMRDTLSMQDSGADVVMDFTDAGIVCTGPRTAARVARVLFSELAAADVDVIVAETGDGIMGEYGVQAILADPELKGLAGAWVMCANDPVGAAGGVRHLKETYGIDVDVLAGPATDNAVGVRFVEQVVGVPARNARADAAGLGGLILEKVSPKLGAGRKS, encoded by the coding sequence ATGAAGGTCTTCGTCGACAAGGTCGGTAGCGTCACCCGCAACCTGGGGCTGGGCCGCACCGTGCACCTCACCCCCGAGGTGCGCGCCGAGGAGGGCGCCGTCATCGCGGTGCGCATCCACGGGGAGAAGAGCGTCTACAACCAGCTCGAGGACTGCCACGGGCGGCTGGTCACGCTGCACGCGGGCGACATCATGGTGGGCGCGCTGGGCCACCGCAACGCGCTGCACGGCTACGAGGGCGTGGTGCCCGAATCCGTGAGCGTGGGGCAGCGGCTGCACGTGCTCAACATGGGCGGCGTCATCGGCAAGTGCACGTCCCACAACCCCGGCGTGGGCACGCCCTTCGAGGCCGAGGTGCTGGGCCAGGTGCTGGAGTTCCCGGAGCTGTTGTCCCGCAACGGGCAGCCGGCGCACATCACCTCCGGCGCGCTGAAGGGCTCGTCGGCGCCGGTGAAGTGCCCGGTGGTGTACGTGGTGGGCACCTGCATGAACGCGGGCAAGACGTACGCGGCGAGCGCCATGGTGCGCAAGCTGGCGCAGGCCGGCTACCGCGTGGGTGGCGCCAAGCTCACCGGCGTGTCGCTGATGCGCGACACGCTGAGCATGCAGGACTCCGGCGCGGACGTGGTGATGGACTTCACGGACGCGGGCATCGTCTGCACGGGCCCCCGCACGGCGGCGCGCGTGGCGCGGGTGCTGTTCAGCGAGCTGGCGGCGGCGGACGTGGACGTCATCGTCGCGGAGACGGGCGACGGCATCATGGGCGAGTACGGCGTGCAGGCCATCCTGGCCGACCCGGAGCTCAAGGGCCTGGCGGGCGCGTGGGTGATGTGCGCCAACGACCCGGTGGGCGCGGCCGGCGGCGTGCGTCACCTCAAGGAGACGTACGGCATCGACGTGGACGTGCTGGCGGGTCCCGCCACGGACAACGCGGTGGGCGTGCGCTTCGTCGAGCAGGTGGTGGGCGTCCCCGCCCGCAACGCCCGCGCGGATGCCGCGGGGCTGGGTGGTCTCATCCTGGAGAAGGTGTCGCCGAAGCTGGGCGCTGGAAGGAAGTCATGA
- the argG gene encoding argininosuccinate synthase, producing the protein MSKKNVVLAFSGGLDTAFCTVYLREQGYAVTTVTVDTGGFPPEQLARIEALSAQLGAVAHKTVDARGTLFQGYLRYLIAGNVLRGQLYPLSVSAERACQAVEVVRVARELGAQSLAHGSTGAGNDQVRFDVAFRSLAGDLELLTPIRTLGLSRQQELSFLAERGIHLPPKLGAYSVNEGMWGTSVGGSETLNSWSALPEAAFPSGEIPTDLKPRPLTIGFEQGVPTSLDGKALGAVELVEALNVLGRQYGIGRGVHLGDTILGIKGRVGFEAPAAHLLITSHRELEKLVLSGKQLFWKETVGNLYGSLLHEGHFFDPLVKDLEAFLTSSQERVTGEVRLVLHPRSMVVEGVRSPYSLMDAKVATYGEANVLWTGSEAAGFAKLYGVAQMLSHKAKGG; encoded by the coding sequence ATGAGCAAGAAGAACGTGGTGCTGGCCTTCTCCGGCGGACTCGATACCGCATTCTGCACCGTGTACCTGCGCGAGCAGGGCTACGCGGTCACCACCGTCACCGTGGACACCGGTGGCTTCCCGCCCGAGCAGCTCGCCAGGATCGAGGCGCTGTCCGCCCAGCTGGGCGCGGTGGCGCACAAGACGGTGGACGCGCGCGGCACCCTGTTCCAGGGCTACCTGCGCTACCTCATCGCCGGCAACGTGCTGCGCGGCCAGCTCTACCCCTTGAGCGTCTCCGCGGAGCGCGCGTGCCAGGCGGTGGAGGTGGTGCGCGTGGCGCGCGAGCTGGGCGCGCAGTCGCTGGCGCACGGCAGCACCGGCGCGGGCAACGACCAGGTGCGCTTCGACGTGGCGTTCCGCTCGCTGGCAGGCGACCTGGAGCTGCTCACCCCCATCCGGACGCTGGGCCTGAGCCGCCAGCAGGAGCTGTCGTTCCTCGCCGAGCGCGGCATCCACCTGCCGCCGAAGCTGGGCGCCTACTCCGTCAACGAGGGCATGTGGGGCACGTCCGTGGGCGGCAGCGAGACGCTCAACTCGTGGAGCGCGCTGCCCGAGGCGGCCTTCCCCTCCGGGGAGATTCCCACCGACCTGAAGCCCCGTCCGCTCACCATCGGCTTCGAGCAGGGCGTTCCCACCTCGCTGGACGGCAAGGCGCTGGGCGCGGTGGAGCTGGTGGAGGCGCTCAACGTGCTCGGCCGCCAGTACGGCATCGGCCGGGGCGTGCACCTGGGCGACACCATCCTGGGCATCAAGGGCCGCGTGGGCTTCGAGGCGCCGGCCGCGCACCTGCTCATCACCTCGCACCGCGAGCTGGAGAAGCTGGTGCTGTCGGGCAAGCAGCTGTTCTGGAAGGAGACGGTGGGCAACCTCTACGGCTCGCTGCTGCACGAGGGCCACTTCTTCGATCCGCTGGTGAAGGACCTGGAGGCGTTCCTCACCTCGTCGCAGGAGCGCGTGACGGGCGAGGTCCGGCTGGTGCTGCACCCGCGCTCCATGGTGGTGGAAGGCGTGCGCTCGCCCTACTCGCTCATGGACGCGAAGGTGGCGACGTACGGTGAGGCGAACGTGCTGTGGACGGGCTCGGAGGCCGCTGGCTTCGCCAAGCTGTACGGCGTGGCGCAGATGCTCTCGCACAAGGCGAAGGGAGGCTGA
- the argH gene encoding argininosuccinate lyase, which yields MADTLWGKGAALDAVIHRFTVGDDPVVDLSLAPHDALGSAAHARMLAHVGLLKQDEARALVKALKGLHDEAREGRFTIRPEQEDGHTALEAALVERVGDAGKRIHLARSRNDQVLLAVRLLLREELLALGAGAVGLAEAFLDFAERHAAVAMPGYTHLRRAMPSTFGMWGMAFAEGLLEELEALRGVWGRVDRCPLGAAAGFGVPLPIDREYTAKLLGFSRVQRSPIDAQNGRGRHEAAVLGWACSVAGTLEKWLWDVQLYSTDEFGFLGLPDAFTTGSSIMPQKKNPDVVELARGRCRELRGIAHQVEAIAGGLPSSYHRDFQLLKRPTLAGLTSARALLDVLTRLVPVLQVRADAAARASDDTLYAAHHAYVLVAGGLPFRDAYRQVGRELADGTFHPDRGALTATHLGGAGNLGLAQAREELAAARGWLDDTHRALAQAAERVWAD from the coding sequence GTGGCTGACACCCTGTGGGGCAAGGGCGCCGCGCTCGACGCGGTCATCCACCGCTTCACCGTGGGGGACGACCCCGTGGTGGACCTGTCCCTGGCGCCGCACGACGCGCTGGGCAGCGCCGCGCACGCGCGGATGCTCGCGCACGTGGGCCTCTTGAAGCAGGACGAGGCGCGCGCGCTGGTGAAGGCCCTCAAGGGCCTGCACGACGAGGCGCGCGAGGGCCGCTTCACCATCCGCCCGGAGCAGGAGGACGGCCACACCGCGCTGGAGGCCGCGCTGGTGGAGCGCGTGGGCGACGCGGGCAAGCGCATCCACCTGGCGCGCTCGCGCAACGACCAGGTCCTGCTCGCCGTGCGGCTGCTCTTGCGCGAGGAGCTGCTCGCCCTGGGCGCGGGCGCCGTGGGGCTGGCGGAGGCCTTCCTCGACTTCGCCGAGCGGCACGCGGCGGTGGCGATGCCGGGCTACACGCACCTGCGCCGGGCCATGCCGTCCACCTTCGGCATGTGGGGCATGGCCTTCGCGGAGGGGCTCCTCGAGGAGCTGGAGGCGCTGCGCGGCGTGTGGGGCCGGGTGGACCGCTGCCCGCTCGGCGCGGCGGCGGGCTTCGGCGTGCCGCTGCCCATCGACCGGGAGTACACCGCGAAGCTGCTGGGCTTCAGCCGCGTGCAGCGCAGCCCCATCGACGCGCAGAACGGCCGCGGCCGGCACGAGGCGGCGGTGCTGGGCTGGGCGTGCTCGGTGGCGGGCACCCTGGAGAAGTGGCTGTGGGACGTGCAGCTCTACAGCACGGACGAGTTCGGCTTCCTCGGGCTGCCGGACGCGTTCACCACCGGCTCGTCCATCATGCCGCAGAAGAAGAACCCGGACGTGGTGGAGCTGGCGCGCGGGCGCTGCCGCGAGCTGCGCGGCATCGCCCACCAGGTGGAGGCCATCGCCGGTGGGCTGCCCTCCAGCTACCACCGCGACTTCCAGTTGCTCAAGCGCCCCACCCTGGCGGGATTGACGTCGGCGCGGGCGTTGTTGGACGTGCTCACGCGCCTGGTGCCGGTGCTCCAGGTGAGGGCGGACGCGGCGGCGCGCGCCAGTGACGACACGCTGTACGCGGCGCACCATGCCTATGTGCTGGTGGCCGGGGGACTGCCCTTCCGCGACGCCTACCGGCAGGTGGGCCGGGAGCTGGCGGACGGCACGTTCCATCCGGACCGGGGCGCACTGACGGCCACCCACCTGGGTGGCGCCGGGAACCTGGGCCTCGCCCAGGCCCGCGAGGAGCTGGCCGCCGCGCGCGGCTGGCTCGATGACACCCACCGCGCGCTGGCGCAGGCCGCCGAGCGCGTGTGGGCCGACTGA
- a CDS encoding M20/M25/M40 family metallo-hydrolase, with translation MTAAELLQALVAIPSVSGDERLIADTVSGWAEGWGARVQRKGHNVWFSVGTGPRRLLVNSHLDTVKPCAGWTYAPHAPEWREDRLYGLGSNDAKGCVTGMLVAARALLEEGVPEGGEVVFAFTAEEETGGNGLGPLLPELGPLDAAVVGEPTSLKPCTAQRGMLLLRCTAHGRSAHVAHAHSAQAVNAIHVAASDIALLSELRFPNHPLLGEARAQVTQISGGLARNQVPDTCEFFVDLRTTPSMDHAEVAQRIGGMLRSEVKVHSARYLPKATSDAQPIVRAARKASGEEPVGSSTTSDWAFLGDLPAVKVGPGDTLRSHLADEYITRAELEAGAVFYTRLLRGYFEELARG, from the coding sequence ATGACCGCGGCGGAGCTGCTCCAGGCGCTGGTGGCCATCCCCAGCGTGTCGGGTGACGAGCGCCTCATCGCGGACACGGTGTCCGGGTGGGCGGAGGGCTGGGGCGCGCGCGTCCAGCGCAAGGGCCACAACGTGTGGTTCTCCGTGGGCACGGGCCCGCGCCGGCTGCTCGTCAACTCCCACCTGGACACGGTGAAGCCGTGCGCCGGGTGGACGTACGCGCCCCACGCGCCCGAGTGGCGCGAGGACCGGCTGTACGGCCTGGGCAGCAACGACGCCAAGGGCTGCGTGACGGGCATGCTCGTCGCCGCGCGCGCCCTGCTGGAGGAGGGAGTCCCCGAGGGCGGCGAGGTCGTCTTCGCGTTCACCGCCGAGGAGGAGACGGGCGGCAACGGCCTGGGGCCGCTGTTGCCCGAACTGGGGCCGCTGGACGCCGCCGTCGTGGGCGAGCCCACCAGCCTCAAGCCCTGCACCGCGCAGCGGGGCATGCTGCTCTTGCGCTGCACGGCGCACGGCCGCAGCGCGCACGTGGCGCACGCGCACTCCGCGCAGGCGGTCAACGCCATCCACGTGGCCGCCAGCGACATCGCCCTGCTGTCGGAGCTGCGCTTCCCGAACCACCCGCTCCTGGGCGAGGCGCGGGCGCAGGTGACGCAGATCTCCGGCGGGCTGGCGCGCAACCAGGTGCCGGACACGTGCGAGTTCTTCGTCGACCTGCGCACCACGCCGAGCATGGACCACGCGGAGGTGGCCCAGCGCATCGGCGGGATGCTCCGCAGCGAGGTCAAGGTCCACTCCGCGCGCTACCTGCCCAAGGCGACGTCGGACGCGCAGCCCATCGTCCGGGCGGCGAGGAAGGCGTCCGGCGAGGAGCCGGTGGGCTCCAGCACCACGTCGGACTGGGCGTTCCTGGGCGACCTGCCAGCGGTGAAGGTGGGCCCCGGCGACACGCTGCGCAGCCACCTGGCGGACGAGTACATCACCCGGGCGGAGCTGGAGGCTGGCGCCGTCTTCTACACGCGCCTGCTGCGCGGCTACTTCGAGGAGCTGGCCCGTGGCTGA
- the argB gene encoding acetylglutamate kinase produces the protein MPLSPDPYSALRHAARYVQQFRRKTFVVKLGGAMLSDPRLRRSACEQIALLWTFSIRPVVVHGGGPELDTLCDALHLPVEKVAGRRVTSAPVLDAAKMVLAGKLHTDLLADLQAAGVPAVGLSGVDAGLIKARKRPPVMVTEPGATEGRLVDYGLVGDIEAVDTRVVEHLRSADYVPVVAPLSGGVDGAVYNTNADTVAAALAVALAAEKLFFLVQVPGLLRDLNDPTSLVTLANLTDLATMENQGTISGGMRPKAHAIRHALVGGVGSVHLVSGVAPNALLEEVFTNEGSGTMVVRESAPKPAGTVG, from the coding sequence GTGCCCTTGTCGCCCGACCCGTACTCCGCGCTTCGTCACGCCGCGCGCTACGTGCAGCAGTTCCGCCGCAAGACGTTCGTCGTGAAGCTCGGCGGCGCCATGCTCAGCGACCCGCGCTTGCGCCGCTCCGCGTGCGAGCAGATCGCCCTGCTGTGGACGTTCTCCATCCGCCCCGTCGTCGTGCACGGCGGCGGCCCGGAGCTGGACACGCTGTGCGACGCGCTCCACCTGCCGGTGGAGAAGGTGGCCGGCCGCCGCGTGACGTCCGCGCCCGTGCTGGACGCGGCGAAGATGGTGCTCGCGGGCAAGCTGCACACGGACCTGCTGGCGGACCTGCAGGCCGCGGGTGTGCCGGCGGTGGGCCTGAGCGGCGTGGACGCCGGGCTCATCAAGGCGCGCAAGCGTCCTCCCGTCATGGTGACCGAGCCCGGGGCGACCGAGGGCAGGCTGGTGGACTACGGCCTCGTCGGCGACATCGAGGCGGTGGACACGCGCGTGGTGGAGCACCTGCGCTCGGCGGACTACGTGCCGGTGGTGGCCCCGCTGTCGGGCGGCGTGGACGGCGCGGTGTACAACACCAACGCGGACACGGTGGCGGCGGCGCTGGCGGTGGCGCTGGCGGCCGAGAAGCTCTTCTTCCTGGTCCAGGTGCCGGGCCTCTTGCGCGACCTGAATGATCCGACGTCGCTCGTCACGCTGGCGAACCTGACGGACCTGGCGACGATGGAGAACCAGGGCACCATCTCCGGCGGCATGCGTCCCAAGGCGCACGCCATCCGCCACGCGCTCGTGGGCGGCGTGGGCAGCGTGCACCTGGTGAGCGGCGTGGCCCCCAACGCGCTCCTGGAGGAGGTCTTCACCAACGAGGGCAGCGGCACCATGGTGGTCCGCGAGTCGGCGCCGAAGCCGGCGGGGACCGTGGGATGA
- a CDS encoding N-acetylornithine carbamoyltransferase, translating into MKHVTHIKDLGPEGVEAVLAQAEAWKKKAPGALFPGSILGMVFFNPSLRTRTSFEAVMLRGGGNAIILDVGAGVWKLEHREGAVMNADRAEHLKEAAPVLSRFVDMLGVRTFSQGGGDEEDEVDPIINAFRKWATVPVVSMESAREHPCQGLADVLTLRETFGSTKKLPVTLTWAPHIKPLPKAVPNSFLLSAAAAGCEVRVAHPPGFELHPAVRAEAEAYAKATGGSITYTHEQDEALTGSRAVYAKSWGPASAQAYSANDVTALLASYSGWMPTLRTMSRAAKDAAFLHCLPVRRNVEVHDEVLDHPSSRVVDEAGNRFHVQRSLLHWMRSQSR; encoded by the coding sequence ATGAAGCACGTCACCCACATCAAGGATCTCGGCCCCGAGGGCGTGGAGGCCGTCCTCGCGCAGGCGGAGGCGTGGAAGAAGAAGGCGCCGGGCGCGCTCTTCCCGGGGAGCATCCTGGGGATGGTGTTCTTCAATCCGTCGCTGCGCACGCGCACCTCGTTCGAGGCGGTGATGCTGCGCGGGGGTGGCAACGCCATCATCCTGGACGTCGGGGCGGGCGTGTGGAAGCTGGAGCACCGCGAGGGCGCGGTGATGAACGCGGACCGGGCCGAGCACCTGAAGGAGGCCGCGCCCGTCCTGTCGCGCTTCGTGGACATGCTGGGCGTGCGGACCTTCTCGCAGGGCGGCGGCGACGAGGAGGACGAGGTCGACCCCATCATCAACGCGTTCCGCAAGTGGGCCACCGTGCCGGTGGTGAGCATGGAGTCCGCGCGCGAGCACCCCTGCCAGGGCCTGGCGGACGTGCTGACGCTGCGCGAGACGTTCGGCTCCACCAAGAAGCTGCCGGTGACGCTCACGTGGGCGCCCCACATCAAGCCGCTGCCCAAGGCGGTGCCCAACTCGTTCCTGCTCAGCGCCGCCGCGGCGGGCTGCGAGGTGCGCGTCGCCCACCCGCCCGGCTTCGAGCTGCACCCCGCCGTGCGGGCGGAGGCGGAGGCGTACGCCAAGGCCACCGGCGGCAGCATCACCTACACCCACGAGCAGGACGAGGCGCTCACCGGCAGCCGCGCGGTGTACGCCAAGTCATGGGGCCCGGCGTCCGCGCAGGCGTACTCGGCCAACGACGTCACGGCGCTGCTCGCATCCTACTCCGGCTGGATGCCCACCCTGCGCACCATGTCGCGCGCGGCGAAGGACGCCGCGTTCCTCCACTGCCTGCCCGTGCGGCGCAACGTGGAGGTCCACGACGAGGTGCTGGACCACCCCAGCAGCCGCGTGGTGGACGAGGCGGGCAACCGCTTCCACGTCCAGCGCTCGCTGCTGCACTGGATGCGCTCGCAGTCCCGCTGA
- a CDS encoding arginine repressor: protein MVVGMNLDDEILRLISEQEISDQAVLQELLEAEGQAPSQSTLSRRLKKLGIQKVAGRYQRVVAEPVIIPERARVSIIEAPPNMLVVKTRPGYAPALALALDREPEVPGLAGTVAGDDTIFVAVTDPSRLREVRTAVEQLMARGA from the coding sequence ATGGTGGTGGGAATGAACCTGGACGACGAAATCCTCCGGCTCATCTCGGAGCAGGAGATCAGCGATCAGGCGGTACTCCAGGAACTGCTGGAGGCGGAGGGACAGGCGCCGAGCCAGTCGACGCTCTCGCGGCGGCTGAAGAAGCTGGGCATCCAGAAGGTGGCGGGGCGCTACCAGCGTGTCGTGGCGGAGCCGGTGATCATCCCCGAGCGGGCGCGCGTGAGCATCATCGAAGCGCCGCCGAACATGCTGGTCGTGAAGACGCGGCCGGGCTACGCGCCCGCGCTGGCGCTCGCGCTGGACCGTGAGCCGGAGGTGCCGGGGCTGGCGGGCACCGTCGCCGGTGACGACACCATCTTCGTCGCGGTGACGGACCCGTCGCGCCTGCGCGAGGTGCGCACGGCCGTCGAGCAGCTCATGGCCCGCGGCGCCTGA